Proteins from a genomic interval of Cupriavidus pauculus:
- a CDS encoding sensor histidine kinase, whose amino-acid sequence MRSAQTATLAASMGDIVAAPGQTVPLQEVLRQRQLFAEMVEAMQGDVTLQQVLDSAVRTAAQGCGAPMGKVLELDAARGTLVIRSHHGLKAADMGREVGEAASGNPPGEALRQAAPVVDADVRRRPRDVLPAIFVENAVVTSVNLPLINHDGAYGVLEVDFRETVEIGALEMSFLASVAGMLAECIEKHRAQAALALERDAKALLLREQQHRVRNNFQMIIAMVQRSTFLASEDGRKPLREIERRIFAMASLYNHLLGLSEQAQHADLGRYLGGLAASFDEFYDLKASGIAFNLDVQFGLVADLDRCTTIGIIVNELVANAVEHAFAGGSGEIRVSLAASPPRGCVVRVSDDGRGLPAGPGEEGVGLRTVRRMLEGIGGRLDVASATGQGAAWTITVDRL is encoded by the coding sequence ATGAGATCGGCGCAAACCGCGACGCTGGCGGCATCGATGGGCGATATCGTCGCGGCCCCTGGCCAGACCGTGCCGCTGCAGGAAGTCCTGCGCCAGCGGCAGCTTTTTGCCGAGATGGTCGAGGCCATGCAGGGCGACGTCACGCTGCAGCAGGTGCTGGACAGCGCGGTACGCACGGCCGCGCAGGGCTGCGGCGCGCCCATGGGCAAGGTGCTGGAACTGGACGCCGCCCGGGGCACCCTGGTCATCCGCAGCCACCATGGCCTGAAAGCGGCCGACATGGGCCGCGAGGTGGGCGAGGCCGCCAGCGGCAACCCGCCCGGCGAGGCCCTGCGGCAGGCCGCGCCCGTGGTGGACGCCGACGTGCGGCGCCGCCCGCGCGACGTCCTGCCGGCGATCTTCGTGGAGAACGCGGTGGTCACCTCGGTGAACCTGCCGCTGATCAACCACGACGGCGCCTACGGCGTGCTGGAGGTGGATTTCCGCGAAACGGTGGAAATTGGCGCGCTGGAGATGTCGTTCCTGGCGTCGGTGGCCGGCATGCTGGCCGAATGCATCGAAAAGCATCGCGCGCAGGCCGCGCTGGCGCTGGAGCGCGACGCCAAGGCGCTGCTGCTGCGCGAACAGCAGCACCGGGTGCGCAACAATTTCCAGATGATCATCGCGATGGTCCAGCGCAGCACGTTCCTGGCCAGCGAGGACGGCCGCAAGCCGCTGCGCGAGATCGAGCGCCGCATCTTTGCCATGGCGTCGCTCTACAACCACCTGCTGGGCCTGAGCGAGCAGGCGCAGCATGCCGACCTGGGCCGCTACCTGGGCGGGCTGGCGGCCAGCTTCGACGAGTTCTACGACCTCAAGGCCAGCGGCATCGCGTTCAACCTGGACGTCCAGTTCGGGCTCGTGGCCGACCTGGACCGCTGCACGACCATCGGCATCATCGTCAACGAACTGGTCGCCAATGCCGTGGAACACGCGTTCGCGGGCGGCAGCGGCGAGATCCGGGTGTCGCTGGCCGCGTCGCCGCCGCGCGGCTGCGTGGTCCGCGTGTCGGACGATGGCCGGGGGCTGCCGGCCGGGCCCGGAGAGGAAGGCGTGGGCCTGCGCACGGTGCGCCGCATGCTGGAGGGCATTGGCGGCCGGCTGGACGTGGCGTCAGCCACGGGTCAGGGCGCCGCGTGGACAATCACGGTCGATCGCCTGTAG
- a CDS encoding CsbD family protein — MNKDQVKGRMNEAKGKAKELAGKMTGKTSTEIKGKAEQVAGRTQAAYGDTKADMKKNPQKNPR, encoded by the coding sequence ATGAACAAGGATCAGGTGAAGGGCCGAATGAACGAGGCCAAGGGCAAGGCCAAGGAACTGGCCGGCAAGATGACCGGCAAGACCTCCACGGAGATCAAGGGCAAGGCCGAGCAGGTGGCGGGCCGCACCCAGGCCGCCTACGGCGACACCAAGGCCGACATGAAGAAGAATCCGCAGAAGAACCCGCGTTGA
- a CDS encoding porin, with protein sequence MKIKLAAAAATALLAAGAQAQSSVTLYGVADAGIEYLSRDGGNNSNVRVQSGNGVTTGSWWGLRGTEDLGGGMKGLFVLESGFDIDTGASNGGRLFNRQAYLGLQAGFGALTLGRHQTPIYDFTLAFDPMAADVQYSIVNMDAAMASRADNSLKYTGKYGGLTASALYSTGYDMTAVPGFGAGEIPGDYKSGRQYAASLRYTAGPLDLGLVYDLRQPNGLLKDQRAALAASYAVGPAKVYAGYRWENLTGLGHGAFHRSNIYWLGMGYQVTPALTLKGSVYYQDYGHTGADPLVLVASADYAFSKRTSAYLNMGYVWNQTDKGLGSTVSLGGTGVTAGDNQFGAMMGVRHRF encoded by the coding sequence ATGAAAATCAAACTGGCGGCTGCAGCGGCCACCGCATTGCTGGCCGCAGGCGCACAAGCCCAGTCCAGCGTCACCCTGTACGGTGTGGCCGATGCCGGCATCGAGTACCTGTCCCGCGACGGCGGCAATAACAGCAACGTCCGCGTGCAGTCCGGCAACGGTGTCACCACGGGTTCGTGGTGGGGCCTGCGCGGCACCGAGGACCTGGGCGGCGGCATGAAGGGCCTCTTCGTGCTGGAAAGCGGCTTCGACATCGACACGGGCGCCTCCAACGGCGGCCGGCTGTTCAACCGCCAGGCCTACCTGGGCCTGCAAGCCGGCTTCGGCGCCCTGACGCTGGGCCGCCACCAGACCCCGATCTACGACTTCACGCTGGCGTTCGACCCGATGGCCGCCGACGTGCAGTACTCGATCGTGAACATGGACGCCGCCATGGCCAGCCGCGCCGACAACTCGCTCAAGTACACGGGCAAGTACGGCGGCTTGACCGCCTCGGCGCTGTACAGCACGGGCTACGACATGACGGCCGTGCCGGGCTTTGGCGCCGGCGAGATCCCCGGCGACTACAAGAGCGGCCGCCAGTACGCGGCCAGCCTGCGCTACACGGCCGGCCCGCTGGACCTGGGCCTGGTCTACGACCTGCGCCAGCCCAACGGCCTGCTCAAGGACCAGCGCGCCGCGCTGGCCGCCAGCTACGCAGTGGGCCCGGCCAAGGTCTACGCCGGCTACCGCTGGGAAAACCTGACCGGCCTGGGCCATGGCGCCTTCCACCGCAGCAACATCTACTGGCTGGGCATGGGCTACCAGGTCACGCCGGCGCTGACGCTGAAGGGCTCGGTCTACTACCAGGACTACGGCCATACCGGCGCGGACCCGCTGGTGCTCGTGGCATCGGCCGACTACGCGTTCTCCAAGCGCACCAGCGCCTACCTGAACATGGGCTACGTCTGGAACCAGACGGACAAGGGCCTCGGCTCCACGGTGTCGCTGGGCGGCACGGGCGTGACCGCCGGCGACAACCAGTTCGGCGCCATGATGGGGGTCCGCCACCGCTTCTGA